The DNA sequence AGGTCGAAGCTATGTGGACATAGGTACCGGTCTTGGTGGGGTGCTGGACCTTGTGAGGCCCATCGCGGCCAAGGTCGCCGCCGTGGAGCCCCAAGCAGAGGCCGCTTCAATGCTCCGGGAGCTGGGATATGCCGTTCATGCCAGCGCTGAAGAGCTATCCGGATCGGGTGAGCGGTTCGATCTGGCATCGCTGTTCCATGTGTTCGAACATATGACCTGTCCGCTGAAGGAGCTTCAGGCCATCCACGCACTGCTGGTCCCGGGAGGAAAGGTCGTGGTTGAGGTTCCGCACGCCGGGGACGCGCTGATCACCCGCTTTGCATGCATGCCCTTCCGGAACTTCACCTTCTGGAGCGAGCACCTGGTGCTGCATACTAGGGTCAGTCTGGCTCGCTACCTGGAATTGGCCGGATTCACGGACGTACAGGTGTCCGGGGTCCAGCGATATCCGCTTGCGAATCATCTTTTCTGGTTATCGCAGGGAGCACCTGGCGGCCAGGCGCGATGGCCGGATCTGAGGTCGGGACCCGTGGAAGAGGCCTATGCGGCCCTGTTGGACAAGGCCGACCTGACCGATACGCTTGTCGCGATCGGGACGAAGTAGTTCAGTCGTTAGCTTTGGGGAAAAGAGCGGTCATGCGTTCTCCCATCATTGCTTGTGCCCTGGGGTTTTCCATCGGTGCCGTATCACAGAATTATTCATGGGTCGGTACATATGCCGGAGATGGCTCACCCGGCCTTGTGAACGGAGCGGTCGATGTGGCCAGGTTCCATGC is a window from the Flavobacteriales bacterium genome containing:
- a CDS encoding class I SAM-dependent methyltransferase gives rise to the protein MAKPTHALFDELVRMGLIGEDTLVRFHPSVRDRSDVEVWRCERSGVILLDRIDHIGTDYYPEQEGLTYWDPKGRAQGLVATREDDMRRARQLSDHVAGRSYVDIGTGLGGVLDLVRPIAAKVAAVEPQAEAASMLRELGYAVHASAEELSGSGERFDLASLFHVFEHMTCPLKELQAIHALLVPGGKVVVEVPHAGDALITRFACMPFRNFTFWSEHLVLHTRVSLARYLELAGFTDVQVSGVQRYPLANHLFWLSQGAPGGQARWPDLRSGPVEEAYAALLDKADLTDTLVAIGTK